In Mauremys reevesii isolate NIE-2019 unplaced genomic scaffold, ASM1616193v1 Contig94, whole genome shotgun sequence, a single genomic region encodes these proteins:
- the LOC120395102 gene encoding uncharacterized protein LOC120395102 — protein MTDGCSLFLQALHNHYSRSLDTILRSQLTETPTVEKLQHLLEHIHRSLLANNPQERARAVQTSAALLQIATSLPGFDTSSAFSKAGEFVLQLGLWISHPASNISRHARGGIYWLYWLLLRKRGLNISEAPDLWCRDGLHDPERLGYRNLARVGEAFGELFTEEQERSFLQAGLLAIHHPLLCVSQAGLLLTYSILGEAGQLLEDEPPL, from the exons atgactgacgggtgctccctcttcttgcaggctctgcacaaccaCTATTCGCGgagcctggacaccatcctcaggAGCCAGCTAACAGAGACCCCCACcgtggagaagctgcagcacctcctggag CACATCCATCGCTCTCTCCTGGCAAACAacccccaggagagagccagggccgtcCAGACCAGCGCGGCCCTGCTCCAGAtcgccacctccctgcctggatttgac aCCTCCTCCGCCTTCTCCAAGGCAGGAGAATtcgtgctgcagctgggtctctggaTATCCCACCCAGCCAGTAACATCAGTCGGCATGCCAGGGGTGGGATCTACTGGCTTTACTGGCTCCTGCTCCGgaagaggg ggctcAACATCAGCGAGGCCCCAGACTTGTGGTGCCGGGACGGGCTCCATGACCCCGAGCGCCTGGGGTATAGAAATctggccagggtgggagag gCCTTTGGCGAGCTGTTCACAGAAGAGCAGGAAAGGTCTTTCCTCCAGGCGGGCCTGCTGGCCATTCACCACCCCCTACTCTGCGTCAGCCAGGCTGGCCTGCTGCTGACGTACTCCATCCTGGGGGAAGCTGGCCAGCTGCTAGAGGACGAG CCACCTCTGTGA